One stretch of Anaerolineales bacterium DNA includes these proteins:
- a CDS encoding diacylglycerol kinase family lipid kinase: MSGFAPHPRKVFLVLNPVAGQAYSDNIRRAFALFFPAGEWQVDILETTGAESIEAGVREAVQKGVYLVIAAGGDGTISRAANGLRGTNIPLGILPAGTGNILARGLGLPLGIDAAMRLLAGEHDLMDLDVLAIGGQWYVLNVSVGLTSNALRSVVPEQKRQLGVLAYLFAALQWFGWQPRRFEMVVDGKERRVRASEILVSSGEVLRGLSVPVGPPCTFCDGQLEAYIVRARSAMDYLAVVWNMLFRRGKSQPGLRHLPVRNMIRIDSGARELPVQADGDPIGMTPVEVHIIPKAVRVVVPKARAFAG; the protein is encoded by the coding sequence ATGAGCGGTTTTGCGCCACACCCACGCAAGGTGTTCCTGGTATTGAATCCCGTTGCGGGCCAGGCATATTCGGACAATATCCGCCGTGCCTTCGCGCTTTTCTTCCCCGCCGGCGAGTGGCAGGTGGATATTCTCGAAACGACCGGCGCCGAATCCATCGAAGCCGGAGTCCGAGAGGCCGTCCAAAAAGGCGTATACCTGGTGATCGCCGCGGGCGGGGACGGCACCATTTCGAGGGCCGCCAACGGATTGCGGGGGACGAACATTCCGCTGGGAATTCTTCCGGCTGGAACGGGGAATATTTTGGCGCGCGGGCTTGGGCTCCCGTTGGGCATCGACGCCGCGATGCGCCTGCTGGCGGGCGAACACGATTTGATGGATCTGGACGTCCTGGCGATCGGCGGACAATGGTACGTGCTCAATGTCAGCGTCGGCCTCACCTCCAACGCCTTGCGGAGCGTCGTTCCCGAACAAAAGCGTCAATTGGGCGTGTTGGCGTACCTCTTCGCCGCGCTGCAATGGTTTGGCTGGCAGCCGCGGAGGTTCGAGATGGTGGTGGACGGAAAGGAACGGCGAGTCCGGGCTTCGGAAATCCTGGTTTCCAGCGGGGAAGTGCTGCGCGGACTCTCTGTCCCCGTCGGACCGCCGTGCACGTTTTGCGACGGACAATTGGAAGCCTACATCGTGAGGGCCCGATCCGCCATGGATTACCTCGCGGTGGTGTGGAATATGCTATTCCGGCGCGGGAAATCGCAACCCGGTTTGCGGCATCTCCCCGTGCGGAACATGATCCGCATCGATTCCGGCGCGAGGGAACTGCCGGTTCAGGCGGACGGCGATCCGATCGGCATGACGCCGGTGGAAGTCCATATCATCCCCAAGGCGGTACGGGTGGTTGTTCCCAAGGCGCGCGCCTTTGCGGGATGA
- a CDS encoding PD40 domain-containing protein — protein MNRRMMAAFFCGAALLAACRRTEAPASEIRAEASVVRAVYQKPDGPYVWTEGGQPRNLAEGANTEEICISDDGSTVAYRSDFGLHAVRVEGGEPVLLIDRAYLDALGLESGGFVTVNQFGFGAGSQHLYFNTKIPAGQQYDLYRVDIEGPAPERLFAPGEGGNFTFSPDGEWMTVFHAGEIVLARPDGSATRTAFTYENAPIGTDGPQVVWARDSSGFSILSYGEKSNTKPQPITVWFVPVRGEPERRWSFQGYLTVRLSPDGGRAVYLNRHDGTTDVHYADSSGTDRLYASLGQSVLIMDWAPSSRRFLLVYFQYREDSPEMISVPYVCAPGEDPLRLTDTPTAYPAYWVDDDRVLYSMESAELRLQEVGKPSLLIDDGLLINDFDFTLLPAE, from the coding sequence ATGAACCGACGAATGATGGCGGCGTTTTTTTGCGGCGCGGCGCTTCTGGCGGCGTGCCGCCGGACGGAGGCGCCTGCTTCCGAAATTCGGGCGGAGGCAAGCGTCGTGCGCGCGGTGTATCAAAAGCCGGACGGCCCGTACGTTTGGACCGAGGGCGGGCAGCCGCGGAACCTCGCCGAAGGCGCAAACACGGAGGAGATCTGCATTTCCGACGACGGCTCGACGGTAGCCTACCGCAGTGATTTCGGGCTGCACGCCGTCCGGGTTGAAGGAGGCGAACCGGTCTTGTTGATCGACCGCGCATATCTGGACGCCCTGGGACTCGAAAGCGGCGGGTTCGTCACCGTCAACCAATTCGGCTTCGGCGCTGGCAGTCAACACCTGTACTTCAATACCAAAATACCCGCAGGCCAGCAGTATGACCTGTACCGCGTGGACATCGAAGGTCCCGCGCCGGAACGCCTCTTCGCTCCGGGCGAGGGCGGGAATTTCACCTTTTCGCCGGACGGAGAGTGGATGACGGTCTTCCATGCCGGCGAGATCGTGCTGGCGCGGCCGGACGGGAGCGCAACGCGGACGGCGTTCACCTACGAAAACGCGCCCATCGGCACCGACGGACCGCAGGTCGTATGGGCTCGGGATTCCTCGGGATTTTCCATCCTTTCCTATGGCGAGAAGTCGAACACAAAACCGCAGCCGATCACCGTCTGGTTCGTGCCGGTACGGGGAGAACCCGAGCGGCGCTGGAGCTTTCAGGGATATCTGACCGTGAGGCTTTCACCCGACGGCGGACGGGCGGTGTATCTCAACCGCCACGACGGGACGACCGACGTCCACTACGCGGATTCCTCCGGAACGGACCGGCTGTACGCCTCGCTCGGCCAATCCGTCCTCATCATGGATTGGGCGCCTTCTTCCCGGCGCTTCCTTCTGGTCTACTTTCAATACCGCGAGGATTCGCCGGAGATGATCAGCGTGCCCTACGTGTGCGCGCCGGGGGAGGATCCCCTGCGCCTGACCGACACGCCGACGGCCTACCCGGCCTACTGGGTGGACGACGACCGCGTGCTGTACAGCATGGAAAGCGCCGAGCTCCGTTTGCAAGAGGTGGGCAAGCCGAGCCTGCTGATCGACGACGGCCTGCTGATCAACGATTTCGATTTCACTCTGCTCCCGGCGGAGTGA
- a CDS encoding maleylpyruvate isomerase N-terminal domain-containing protein, which produces MELPDIQSIFEENAAEHRRLVKCIADLTDEQLSRPLDSGWTVAALLAHLAFWDARAVVLMEKWRRTGIGPSPADVDVINDAVKELCLAIPPRAAAELAVRKSLEVNRMIESLSTETAEAIQTRGTAVHLRRYEHKRIHLADIERALGNRH; this is translated from the coding sequence ATGGAACTTCCGGACATCCAATCCATCTTCGAGGAGAATGCCGCCGAACACCGACGCTTGGTGAAATGCATCGCCGACTTGACCGATGAGCAACTCTCCCGGCCGTTGGATTCCGGCTGGACGGTCGCCGCGCTGCTGGCCCATCTGGCCTTTTGGGACGCGCGGGCGGTGGTGCTGATGGAAAAGTGGCGGCGCACGGGGATCGGGCCTTCGCCGGCGGACGTCGACGTGATCAACGATGCGGTCAAGGAACTGTGCCTGGCGATTCCGCCGCGCGCGGCGGCCGAGCTGGCCGTGCGGAAATCGCTCGAGGTCAACCGGATGATCGAGTCGCTCTCCACGGAAACCGCCGAAGCGATCCAAACCCGCGGAACGGCGGTTCACCTGAGGCGGTATGAACACAAACGGATCCATTTGGCGGACATCGAACGGGCGTTGGGGAACAGGCATTAG
- a CDS encoding PD40 domain-containing protein has product MKNATTAVFMLIVLFLTGCSAGQTATDPADTAGVPASPTPAAVSEPPEPGFAPILTPTLTFTPIPPTATPEKLANLALSVAAGGSHTCAITKRNGLSCWGNNEHGQLGDGTVTDSSRPVEVAGLSGGVKAVALGWGHTCAVTLKGAVKCWGYNKNGELGNGLTADSATPVDVESLGSGVTAIAAGDDHTCAVTGGGGVKCWGYNAYGQLGDGTTESRAFPVDVAGVTGGATAVAAGWGHTCLLTIRGGVMCWGNNEGGQLGNGRPEPMRFKIADVSGLTAGVSAIAAHGGHTCAMTAEGGLKCWGYNKYGQLGDGTSENRNLPAAVNRIGQVVAVALGSNHTCALARDIAACWGDNFTGQLGDGTQTTHPEPVPVAEDLIAIAAGGAHTCAVTAGGGVRCWGSNSAGQLGDGTTSNRNAPVYAVGWDEWILELGGLDAQTGIVTALAFSPDGKLLASGGTDGKLLMWDTAAGERLFAVQYDLVEIIHLSFSPDGSMLASVRADGKIIFLNSSDGRMIRSLDGLYWGVVSPDWKTVAYVLRDDCGDFSLRLFDLAEGKDRYDLGACREWLAFSPDGKMLACGVVAGNIRLWDTATGGLLSSLTGEMGYSGPLSFSPDGKWIAAATDRNSQGGGFGLWSVEQGKEVLVLQGRVSSVIFSGDGNILISGSYDGMLKFWDAATGRLLRTLRQTTERDAYGWSSEGIASLALSADGELLAAGLINGSVRWWRISTPPAS; this is encoded by the coding sequence ATGAAAAACGCAACAACGGCGGTTTTCATGCTGATAGTCTTGTTTCTTACCGGTTGCTCCGCGGGGCAGACGGCAACCGATCCGGCCGACACCGCGGGTGTCCCGGCTTCGCCGACGCCCGCCGCGGTTTCGGAACCCCCGGAACCGGGCTTCGCCCCGATCTTGACTCCGACTCTGACTTTCACTCCGATTCCGCCGACGGCGACCCCTGAAAAGCTGGCCAACCTCGCGTTGTCGGTGGCGGCAGGCGGCAGCCATACTTGCGCGATCACAAAACGAAACGGGCTGAGTTGCTGGGGGAACAACGAGCACGGCCAGCTCGGAGACGGCACGGTGACGGACAGCAGCAGGCCGGTGGAAGTCGCCGGTTTGTCCGGCGGAGTGAAAGCGGTTGCGTTGGGATGGGGGCATACGTGCGCGGTCACTCTCAAGGGCGCCGTGAAATGCTGGGGGTACAACAAGAACGGCGAGCTGGGGAACGGCTTGACCGCCGACAGCGCAACGCCCGTGGATGTGGAAAGTCTGGGGTCGGGCGTGACGGCGATCGCGGCCGGCGACGACCACACCTGCGCGGTGACCGGCGGGGGCGGGGTGAAGTGCTGGGGATACAACGCCTACGGCCAATTGGGCGACGGCACGACCGAAAGCCGCGCCTTTCCGGTCGATGTCGCGGGCGTCACCGGCGGCGCGACCGCCGTCGCGGCGGGATGGGGTCACACCTGCCTGCTCACCATCCGGGGCGGCGTGATGTGCTGGGGTAACAACGAGGGCGGGCAACTGGGAAACGGGCGTCCGGAGCCGATGCGATTCAAGATCGCGGACGTCAGCGGATTAACCGCCGGCGTATCGGCGATCGCCGCCCACGGAGGCCATACCTGCGCGATGACCGCCGAAGGCGGTCTGAAGTGCTGGGGGTATAACAAATACGGCCAGCTCGGCGACGGCACGTCGGAGAATCGCAATCTTCCGGCGGCGGTGAATAGGATCGGCCAGGTTGTGGCCGTAGCGCTGGGATCGAACCATACCTGCGCGCTCGCCCGCGACATAGCCGCGTGCTGGGGGGACAACTTTACCGGGCAACTGGGAGACGGGACGCAAACCACCCATCCGGAGCCGGTGCCAGTTGCAGAGGATCTGATCGCGATCGCGGCCGGCGGCGCGCACACCTGCGCCGTCACCGCCGGGGGAGGCGTGCGATGCTGGGGGAGCAATTCCGCCGGGCAATTGGGAGACGGGACGACAAGCAACCGGAACGCGCCCGTCTATGCGGTCGGCTGGGATGAATGGATCCTGGAGCTCGGCGGGCTGGACGCGCAAACCGGCATAGTGACGGCCCTGGCATTTTCCCCGGATGGAAAGCTGTTGGCCTCGGGCGGGACCGATGGAAAACTGCTCATGTGGGATACCGCCGCGGGAGAACGGCTTTTCGCCGTGCAGTACGACTTGGTCGAAATCATCCACCTCTCCTTTTCGCCGGACGGATCCATGCTCGCCTCGGTGAGAGCGGATGGAAAAATTATCTTTCTGAATTCGTCCGACGGGCGGATGATTCGAAGCTTGGATGGATTGTATTGGGGAGTGGTGTCGCCGGATTGGAAGACCGTCGCCTACGTACTCCGGGATGATTGCGGGGACTTTTCCCTCCGGTTGTTTGACCTCGCCGAGGGAAAGGATCGGTACGATCTCGGCGCCTGTCGCGAGTGGCTTGCGTTTTCCCCGGATGGCAAAATGCTGGCTTGCGGAGTTGTCGCCGGGAATATCAGATTATGGGATACCGCCACCGGCGGCCTGTTAAGCTCGCTGACGGGGGAGATGGGCTATTCCGGCCCGCTTTCGTTTTCGCCGGACGGGAAATGGATCGCCGCGGCCACGGACCGGAATTCGCAAGGTGGTGGGTTCGGGTTGTGGAGCGTCGAACAGGGTAAGGAAGTCCTCGTCCTCCAAGGGCGGGTGAGCAGCGTCATTTTTTCCGGTGACGGGAATATCCTGATTTCCGGGTCGTATGACGGTATGCTGAAATTCTGGGATGCCGCGACCGGGCGGTTGCTGCGCACACTGAGGCAAACTACGGAGAGGGATGCGTACGGATGGTCCTCCGAGGGGATTGCCTCGCTCGCCCTGTCGGCCGACGGCGAGCTGTTGGCTGCGGGCCTGATAAACGGATCCGTCCGCTGGTGGCGGATTTCTACGCCGCCGGCGAGTTGA